The Tripterygium wilfordii isolate XIE 37 chromosome 5, ASM1340144v1, whole genome shotgun sequence genome window below encodes:
- the LOC119998692 gene encoding probable LRR receptor-like serine/threonine-protein kinase At3g47570 isoform X1, which produces MLLKTLVFLSHLQVLLILSFAASSFALIPSSNVTDEEALLAFNSSITYDPTNTILGSNWTREASFCVWVGVTCSKRRQRVTALNFYNMGLEGTISPYVGNLSFLVSLILANNSFHGHIPYELGRLRRLKTLVLESNRLEGSIPPSLHNCFKLEVVSLATNMLSGGIPEELGTLKNVRVLFLATNNLNGIIPVSIGNMSALETFVLLENKFTGQIPSALSHCTRLRTLDLSTNKLNGSVPTELGTLQKLEILSLGVNDLTGTIPTSLGNISSLNELSLHDTNIHGNIPDELGKLMSLDFLNLEYNLLTGPIPHSIFNISSLKKISIVNNSISGDLPPNTGLWLPNLEVMYFAINQIGGSIPAYLSNSSKLTHLDLGDNLFTGPIPSSLGNLPRLQFLGMEKYRVTGDPGFADLMFLTALTNCRSLQKLGIDHNRLGGVLPYSIGNFSDSLQMIAAFDNQIIGPIPESIGALRNLISLDLGDNNINGTIPSTIGDLQNLQRLFLLNNQIGGSIPEVICDLRNLGELGLQENRLTGPIPHCIGSLIHLQDLNLSNNLLTSSIPVSYWTLENLIYMDLSKNSFGGNLSSKMKMSRVTEIMDISQNQITGIVPTILGTFESLVSLNMSKNSFDETIPRSLGDLQSLEFLDLSYNNLSGLIPKSLESLNHLKYLNLSYNNLSGEIPNGGIFTTFTAESFLANKEICGELLIKSCSRQNSNTKHILLKYIVPVVTAVLIFVCLLCILRASRHKNNNHTPSSSNSVQIPEHKIITYHELRHSTNEFSEANLLGIGSYGSVYMATISDGTVVAVKVLNQNAHGAFKSFDTECKIWRTTRHRNLVKIITSCSNPNFRALIMEYMSNGSLEKWLYSETNNLNLFQRINIMIDVATALDYLHYGRSEPVVHCDLKPSNILLDEDMVAHVGDFGIAKILPKAKDAMHTRTLGTIGYVAPEYGSEGRVSVKGDMYSYGIMMLEIVIGKKPTDEMFSGEVSLRQWVSASFPNASLDVVDCVLKPNGNNARDIDMVKGLLFSLLKIGLECSREIPEERMEVKDVVAKLTQMKLMIVRSQRYHSVKDVV; this is translated from the exons ATGCTTCTCAAAACATTAGTCTTTCTTTCGCACCTTCAAGTTCTATTGATTCTGTCATTCGCAGCTTCTTCTTTTGCTCTAATACCCTCCTCAAATGTGACTGATGAAGAAGCTCTTCTTGCTTTCAATTCTTCAATAACATATGACCCCACCAACACAATCTTGGGTAGTAACTGGACTAGAGAAGCCAGCTTCTGTGTTTGGGTTGGCGTCACTTGTAGCAAACGCAGGCAGAGAGTCACGGCTCTGAATTTTTACAACATGGGACTTGAAGGTACAATATCCCCATATGTCGGAAACTTATCCTTTCTGGTTTCACTTATTCTTGCTAACAACAGTTTTCATGGTCACATACCATATGAGCTCGGTCGTTTGCGTAGGCTCAAAACGCTTGTATTGGAAAGCAACCGATTGGAAGGATCGATACCTCCGAGTTTACACAACTGCTTTAAGCTTGAAGTTGTTTCCCTAGCAACAAACATGTTAAGTGGTGGCATACCAGAGGAGTTGGGCACTTTAAAAAACGTTCGAGTCCTCTTTCTAGCTACAAACAATCTTAATGGCATCATCCCAGTTTCCATTGGGAATATGTCAGCGTTAGAGACCTTTGTGCTGCTGGAGAACAAATTTACAG GCCAAATTCCATCTGCTTTAAGCCATTGCACAAGATTAAGAACGTTGGATCTCTCCACCAACAAATTGAATGGAAGTGTGCCAACAGAACTTGGGACTCTGCAGAAGCTCGAGATACTTTCTCTGGGAGTAAATGACTTGACTGGcacaattccaacttctttgggaAACATTTCGAGCCTAAATGAGCTTTCATTGCATGACACCAACATTCATGGAAATATTCCCGACGAGTTAGGAAAATTGATGAGTTTAGATTTCCTGAATTTGGAGTACAACCTCCTCACTGGGCCCATACCTCACTCAATCTTCAACATTTCCTCTCTCAAAAAGATTTCGATTGTGAACAACAGCATCTCAGGAGATCTTCCACCTAATACAGGGCTTTGGCTTCCGAATCTTGAAGTGATGTATTTTGCGATCAATCAAATTGGTGGAAGCATCCCTGCTTATTTATCAAACTCATCCAAACTGACTCATTTGGACCTAGGCGACAACTTGTTCACTGGACCAATACCGTCAAGTCTCGGAAATTTACCTCGTCTTCAATTCCTCGGAATGGAAAAATATAGAGTGACTGGAGACCCAGGATTTGCGGATCTCATGTTTCTTACTGCACTAACAAATTGTCGGTCCCTTCAAAAGTTGGGCATTGATCATAATCGTCTTGGTGGTGTCCTACCATATTCCATAGGCAATTTTTCAGATTCTCTACAAATGATTGCTGCTTTCGATAACCAGATTATTGGTCCAATTCCAGAATCAATCGGTGCATTAAGAAACTTGATATCATTGGATTTAGGAGATAATAACATTAACGGAACTATTCCATCAACAATTGGCGATTTGCAAAACTTGCAAAGGTTGTTTCTCCTTAACAACCAGATTGGAGGTTCTATCCCTGAAGTAATTTGCGATCTAAGAAATCTGGGAGAATTGGGACTCCAAGAGAACAGGCTCACTGGACCTATTCCACATTGCATTGGATCACTAATTCATCTTCAAGATCTAAATCTCAGCAATAACTTATTGACATCATCAATTCCTGTAAGTTATTGGAcccttgaaaatctcatttacATGGATTTATCAAAAAACTCCTTCGGTGGGAACCTATCCTCGAAAATGAAAATGTCGAGAGTCACAGAAATAATGGATATTTCTCAGAATCAAATCACAGGTATAGTCCCAACTATTCTCGGTACCTTCGAAAGCTTAGTTTCTCTTAATATGTCAAAGAACTCATTCGATGAGACTATTCCTAGGTCACTTGGTGACTTACAATCACTAGAGTTCTTGGATCTCTCTTACAATAATCTATCCGGTCTTATTCCCAAGTCACTTGAATCACTCAATCATCTCaaatatttgaatttatcttaCAACAATTTATCAGGAGAGATCCCAAATGGAGGAATTTTCACTACCTTTACAGCAGAATCTTTTCTGGCGAATAAAGAGATTTGCGGGGAATTACTAATAAAATCTTGCTCTCGTCAAAATTCCAACACCAAACATATCCTACTTAAGTACATTGTTCCAGTTGTTACAGCTGTGCTGATCTTTGTTTGTCTTCTATGCATACTGAGAGCATCCAGACACAAGAACAACAATCATACTCCAAGTTCTTCAAATTCAGTACAAATACCTGAGCACAAAATAATTACGTATCATGAGCTTCGTCACTCTACAAATGAATTCTCTGAAGCCAATCTGCTAGGAATTGGGAGTTACGGTTCGGTCTATATGGCAACGATTTCTGATGGTACAGTTGTTGCTGTAAAGGTTCTAAATCAAAATGCACATGGTGCATTTAAAAGTTTTGACACAGAGTGCAAAATCTGGCGGACAACTCGACATAGGAATCTCGTTAAGATCATCACTTCTTGCTCGAACCCTAATTTTAGAGCTCTAATTATGGAGTATATGTCAAATGGAAGCCTTGAGAAGTGGTTATACTCCGAAACCAACAACTTGAATCTCTTTCAACGAATCAACATTATGATTGATGTGGCAACAGCCTTAGATTATCTCCATTATGGTCGGTCAGAGCCAGTCGTACACTGTGATCTAAAGCCCAGCAATATTTTACTAGATGAAGACATGGTTGCACATGTTGGTGACTTTGGTATTGCAAAAATCCTACCAAAAGCTAAAGATGCAATGCATACCAGGACTTTAGGCACTATTGGCTATGTTGCACCTG AGTATGGCTCCGAGGGACGTGTTTCTGTAAAGGGGGACATGTACAGCTATGGGATAATGATGCTGGAAATAGTTATTGGGAAGAAGCCCACAGATGAAATGTTTAGCGGAGAAGTGAGCTTGAGACAATGGGTCAGCGCATCATTTCCTAATGCGTCACTGGATGTCGTTGATTGTGTGTTGAAGCCAAATGGAAACAACGCCAGAGATATTGACATGGTAAAAGgtcttcttttttccctcttGAAAATAGGTCTCGAGTGTTCAAGAGAAATACCAGAGGAAAGGATGGAAGTGAAGGACGTAGTTGCCAAGTTGACTCAGATGAAGCTGATGATTGTACGCAGCCAAAGATATCATTCTGTGAAGGACGTAGTTTAA
- the LOC119998692 gene encoding probable LRR receptor-like serine/threonine-protein kinase At3g47570 isoform X2 produces the protein MLSGGIPEELGTLKNVRVLFLATNNLNGIIPVSIGNMSALETFVLLENKFTGQIPSALSHCTRLRTLDLSTNKLNGSVPTELGTLQKLEILSLGVNDLTGTIPTSLGNISSLNELSLHDTNIHGNIPDELGKLMSLDFLNLEYNLLTGPIPHSIFNISSLKKISIVNNSISGDLPPNTGLWLPNLEVMYFAINQIGGSIPAYLSNSSKLTHLDLGDNLFTGPIPSSLGNLPRLQFLGMEKYRVTGDPGFADLMFLTALTNCRSLQKLGIDHNRLGGVLPYSIGNFSDSLQMIAAFDNQIIGPIPESIGALRNLISLDLGDNNINGTIPSTIGDLQNLQRLFLLNNQIGGSIPEVICDLRNLGELGLQENRLTGPIPHCIGSLIHLQDLNLSNNLLTSSIPVSYWTLENLIYMDLSKNSFGGNLSSKMKMSRVTEIMDISQNQITGIVPTILGTFESLVSLNMSKNSFDETIPRSLGDLQSLEFLDLSYNNLSGLIPKSLESLNHLKYLNLSYNNLSGEIPNGGIFTTFTAESFLANKEICGELLIKSCSRQNSNTKHILLKYIVPVVTAVLIFVCLLCILRASRHKNNNHTPSSSNSVQIPEHKIITYHELRHSTNEFSEANLLGIGSYGSVYMATISDGTVVAVKVLNQNAHGAFKSFDTECKIWRTTRHRNLVKIITSCSNPNFRALIMEYMSNGSLEKWLYSETNNLNLFQRINIMIDVATALDYLHYGRSEPVVHCDLKPSNILLDEDMVAHVGDFGIAKILPKAKDAMHTRTLGTIGYVAPEYGSEGRVSVKGDMYSYGIMMLEIVIGKKPTDEMFSGEVSLRQWVSASFPNASLDVVDCVLKPNGNNARDIDMVKGLLFSLLKIGLECSREIPEERMEVKDVVAKLTQMKLMIVRSQRYHSVKDVV, from the exons ATGTTAAGTGGTGGCATACCAGAGGAGTTGGGCACTTTAAAAAACGTTCGAGTCCTCTTTCTAGCTACAAACAATCTTAATGGCATCATCCCAGTTTCCATTGGGAATATGTCAGCGTTAGAGACCTTTGTGCTGCTGGAGAACAAATTTACAG GCCAAATTCCATCTGCTTTAAGCCATTGCACAAGATTAAGAACGTTGGATCTCTCCACCAACAAATTGAATGGAAGTGTGCCAACAGAACTTGGGACTCTGCAGAAGCTCGAGATACTTTCTCTGGGAGTAAATGACTTGACTGGcacaattccaacttctttgggaAACATTTCGAGCCTAAATGAGCTTTCATTGCATGACACCAACATTCATGGAAATATTCCCGACGAGTTAGGAAAATTGATGAGTTTAGATTTCCTGAATTTGGAGTACAACCTCCTCACTGGGCCCATACCTCACTCAATCTTCAACATTTCCTCTCTCAAAAAGATTTCGATTGTGAACAACAGCATCTCAGGAGATCTTCCACCTAATACAGGGCTTTGGCTTCCGAATCTTGAAGTGATGTATTTTGCGATCAATCAAATTGGTGGAAGCATCCCTGCTTATTTATCAAACTCATCCAAACTGACTCATTTGGACCTAGGCGACAACTTGTTCACTGGACCAATACCGTCAAGTCTCGGAAATTTACCTCGTCTTCAATTCCTCGGAATGGAAAAATATAGAGTGACTGGAGACCCAGGATTTGCGGATCTCATGTTTCTTACTGCACTAACAAATTGTCGGTCCCTTCAAAAGTTGGGCATTGATCATAATCGTCTTGGTGGTGTCCTACCATATTCCATAGGCAATTTTTCAGATTCTCTACAAATGATTGCTGCTTTCGATAACCAGATTATTGGTCCAATTCCAGAATCAATCGGTGCATTAAGAAACTTGATATCATTGGATTTAGGAGATAATAACATTAACGGAACTATTCCATCAACAATTGGCGATTTGCAAAACTTGCAAAGGTTGTTTCTCCTTAACAACCAGATTGGAGGTTCTATCCCTGAAGTAATTTGCGATCTAAGAAATCTGGGAGAATTGGGACTCCAAGAGAACAGGCTCACTGGACCTATTCCACATTGCATTGGATCACTAATTCATCTTCAAGATCTAAATCTCAGCAATAACTTATTGACATCATCAATTCCTGTAAGTTATTGGAcccttgaaaatctcatttacATGGATTTATCAAAAAACTCCTTCGGTGGGAACCTATCCTCGAAAATGAAAATGTCGAGAGTCACAGAAATAATGGATATTTCTCAGAATCAAATCACAGGTATAGTCCCAACTATTCTCGGTACCTTCGAAAGCTTAGTTTCTCTTAATATGTCAAAGAACTCATTCGATGAGACTATTCCTAGGTCACTTGGTGACTTACAATCACTAGAGTTCTTGGATCTCTCTTACAATAATCTATCCGGTCTTATTCCCAAGTCACTTGAATCACTCAATCATCTCaaatatttgaatttatcttaCAACAATTTATCAGGAGAGATCCCAAATGGAGGAATTTTCACTACCTTTACAGCAGAATCTTTTCTGGCGAATAAAGAGATTTGCGGGGAATTACTAATAAAATCTTGCTCTCGTCAAAATTCCAACACCAAACATATCCTACTTAAGTACATTGTTCCAGTTGTTACAGCTGTGCTGATCTTTGTTTGTCTTCTATGCATACTGAGAGCATCCAGACACAAGAACAACAATCATACTCCAAGTTCTTCAAATTCAGTACAAATACCTGAGCACAAAATAATTACGTATCATGAGCTTCGTCACTCTACAAATGAATTCTCTGAAGCCAATCTGCTAGGAATTGGGAGTTACGGTTCGGTCTATATGGCAACGATTTCTGATGGTACAGTTGTTGCTGTAAAGGTTCTAAATCAAAATGCACATGGTGCATTTAAAAGTTTTGACACAGAGTGCAAAATCTGGCGGACAACTCGACATAGGAATCTCGTTAAGATCATCACTTCTTGCTCGAACCCTAATTTTAGAGCTCTAATTATGGAGTATATGTCAAATGGAAGCCTTGAGAAGTGGTTATACTCCGAAACCAACAACTTGAATCTCTTTCAACGAATCAACATTATGATTGATGTGGCAACAGCCTTAGATTATCTCCATTATGGTCGGTCAGAGCCAGTCGTACACTGTGATCTAAAGCCCAGCAATATTTTACTAGATGAAGACATGGTTGCACATGTTGGTGACTTTGGTATTGCAAAAATCCTACCAAAAGCTAAAGATGCAATGCATACCAGGACTTTAGGCACTATTGGCTATGTTGCACCTG AGTATGGCTCCGAGGGACGTGTTTCTGTAAAGGGGGACATGTACAGCTATGGGATAATGATGCTGGAAATAGTTATTGGGAAGAAGCCCACAGATGAAATGTTTAGCGGAGAAGTGAGCTTGAGACAATGGGTCAGCGCATCATTTCCTAATGCGTCACTGGATGTCGTTGATTGTGTGTTGAAGCCAAATGGAAACAACGCCAGAGATATTGACATGGTAAAAGgtcttcttttttccctcttGAAAATAGGTCTCGAGTGTTCAAGAGAAATACCAGAGGAAAGGATGGAAGTGAAGGACGTAGTTGCCAAGTTGACTCAGATGAAGCTGATGATTGTACGCAGCCAAAGATATCATTCTGTGAAGGACGTAGTTTAA
- the LOC119998652 gene encoding uncharacterized protein LOC119998652, with amino-acid sequence MGSFFKKWFQESVFDSSSDEELEEMLVFEAEQQRLARMRVSSSRTPRLYIDLGFIEGHERLFNDYFAENPFYPPNRFRRRFRMRRDLFLRIQSAIEAHEPFFQQKMDAAGKLGLSSLQKITAAFRMLAYGVSADLLDEYVRIGESTAILSMKIFVKTLISIFRNEYLKSPNSDDIARLLAIGESRGFPGMLGSIDCMHWKWKNCSTAWKGQFTSHIHEPTLILEAVASHDLWIWHAFFGLPGSHNDINVLDRSFVFAELLQGHSPPVHYNVNDRHYSMGYYLADGIYPSWATFVKTIPMPQTNKARHFKKLQESCRKDVERAFGVLQARFAIVRGPARYFKRSTLHDIMLACIIMHNMIIEDERHLHVQPDIADMYDQAEDGPPTPVLEHLRIREFRDFIDQYIRIQDR; translated from the coding sequence ATgggttcattttttaaaaaatggtttCAAGAATCTGTTTTCGACTCTTCCTCCGATGAAGAGTTAGAAGAGATGCTCGTATTCGAAGCGGAACAACAAAGGTTAGCGAGGATGCGAGTCTCATCATCACGTACTCCACGATTGTATATCGATCTTGGCTTTATTGAAGGTCACGAACGActtttcaatgattattttgcaGAGAATCCGTTTTACCCTCCTAATCGATTCAGAAGAAGATTTCGAATGCGACGTGATCTATTCCTTCGCATTCAGTCTGCCATAGAAGCTCATGAAcccttttttcaacaaaaaatggATGCAGCTGGAAAGTTGGGGTTATCTTCACTTCAGAAAATTACGGCTGCATTTCGAATGCTTGCATACGGTGTCTCCGCCGACCTTTTGGATGAGTATGTGCGAATCGGGGAGAGCACAGCAATATTGTCTATGAAGATATTTGTTAAAACGTTGATATCTATTTTTAGAAACGAATATCTAAAATCCCCAAATAGCGATGATATTGCCAGATTATTAGCTATTGGTGAAAGTCGTGGCTTCCCTGGAATGTTAGGGAGTATCGACTGCATGCATTGGAAATGGAAGAATTGTTCGACTGCTTGGAAAGGACAATTTACTAGCCATATTCACGAACCGACACTTATATTAGAAGCTGTCGCATCACATGACCTTTGGATTTGGCATGCATTCTTTGGATTACCAGGTTCACACAATGACATCAATGTGTTGGATCGTTCATTTGTGTTTGCAGAATTACTTCAAGGACATTCTCCACCAGTTCACTATAATGTCAATGATCGGCATTACTCAATGGGTTACTATCTTGCAGACGGTATCTACCCGTCGTGGGCTACTTTTGTGAAGACAATCCCTATGCCACAAACCAATAAGGCTAGGCATTTCAAAAAGTTACAAGAATCATGCCGAAAGGATGTTGAGCGTGCTTTTGGTGTACTTCAAGCGAGGTTTGCAATAGTACGTGGGCCAGCTCGATACTTCAAACGTTCAACACTTCATGATATTATGTTGGCGTGCATAATAATGCACAATATGATTATTGAAGATGAACGACATTTACACGTTCAACCCGACATTGCAGACATGTATGATCAGGCTGAAGATGGTCCTCCTACGCCAGTACTAGAACACTTACGAATTCGTGAATTTCGAGACTTTATTGACCAATACATCCGCATCCAAGATAGATAA
- the LOC119998653 gene encoding receptor kinase-like protein Xa21 — protein MLLKTLVFLSHLQVLLILSFAASSFALIPSSNVTDEEALFAINSAITYDPTNRTMGGNWSTRGANFCDWVGVTCSKRRRRVTKLNFYKMGLEVFMVTYHMSSVVCDGSKYFVLEMNQLEGSIPPSLHNCFMLEEVSLIENTLSGGIPEELGTLKNLHTLYLYQNNLAGTISVSIGNMSALEHFALQQNRFTGQIPSTIRHCTRLRVLVLSNNKLNGSIPTELGTLQKLELLHLTGNDLTGTIPTSLGNISSLEQFALEENNIHGGIPEELGKLTSLDFLNLEYNHLTGPIPHSIFNISSLKIISIVNNNISGDLPPNTEFSLPNLEQVYFGENQIGGSIPTYLSNSSKLFHLDLSSNLFTGPIPSSLGNLSRLVFLNMEYNRLTGDVGFGELKFLTALTNCRFLRKLGMSNNRLVGVLPHSIGNFSDSMQMIAAFGNQINGPIPESISALRNLISLDLGDNNLNGTIPSTIGDLRNLQRLFLLKNQIGGSIPEGICKIKRLGELGLQENKLTGPIPHCIGSLNHLQDLNLSNNSLTSSIPASYWTLENLIYMDLSKNSFRGNLSHEMKISRVMLKLDISRNHITGKIPAILGAFESLSLLDLSKNSLHEIIPQSLGDLKSLEFLDLSYNNLSGLIPKSLKALNNLKHLNLSFNDLSGEIPSEGTFANFTAKSFLENKKLCGEVLQKPCSHQNSNTKQIILKYIVPIVGAVLIFVCLFCILRAFKHKNKRSTPILANLVQIPEFKMITYHELRRATNDFSEANLLGIGSHGSVYMGTISDGTVVAVKVLNPKAEDAFKSFDAECKVLRTTRHRNLVKIITSCSNLEFRALIMEYMSNGSLEKWLYSENHNLNLFQRINIMIDVATALDYLHYGQSEPVVHCDLKPGNILLDEDMVAHVGDFGIAKILPKAEDAMHTRTLGTIGYVAPEYGSEGLVSVKGDMYSYGIMMLEIVTGKKPTDEMLSGEVSLRQWVSASFPNASLDVVDCGLKPNGNTTTDIDLVHSLLFSLLEMGLECSREIPEERMNVKDVVAKLTQMKLKILHIQRYRSVFLAS, from the exons ATGCTTCTCAAAACATTAGTCTTTCTTTCGCACCTTCAAGTTCTATTGATTCTGTCATTCGCAGCTTCTTCTTTTGCTCTAATACCCTCCTCAAATGTGACTGATGAAGAAGCTCTTTTTGCTATCAATTCTGCAATAACATATGACCCCACCAACAGAACAATGGGTGGTAACTGGAGTACTAGGGGAGCCAACTTTTGTGACTGGGTTGGGGTCACTTGTAGCAAACGTAGGCGGAGAGTCACGAAACTGAATTTTTACAAAATGGGACTTGAAG TTTTCATGGTCACATACCATATGAGCTCGGTCGTTTGCGACGGCTCAAAATACTTTGTATTAGAAATGAACCAATTAGAAGGATCGATACCTCCGAGTTTACACAACTGCTTTATGCTTGAAGAAGTTTCCCTAATAGAAAACACGTTAAGTGGTGGCATACCAGAGGAGTTGGGCACTTTAAAAAACCTTCACACACTCTATCTATATCAAAACAATCTTGCTGGTACCATCTCAGTTTCCATTGGAAATATGTCGGCGTTAGAGCACTTTGCGCTACAGCAGAACAGATTTACAG GCCAAATTCCGTCTACTATACGCCATTGCACAAGATTAAGAGTGTTGGTTCTCTCCAACAACAAATTGAATGGAAGTATACCAACAGAACTCGGGACTCTACAGAAGCTCGAGTTACTTCATCTGACAGGAAATGACTTGACTGGcacaattccaacttctttgggaAACATTTCGAGCCTGGAACAATTTGCATTGGAGGAAAACAACATTCATGGAGGTATTCCTGAGGAGCTTGGGAAATTGACAAGTTTAGATTTCCTGAATTTGGAGTACAATCACCTCACTGGGCCCATACCTCATTCAATCTTCAACATTTCCTCTCTCAAAATAATTTCGATTGTGAACAACAACATCTCAGGAGATCTTCCGCCTAATACAGAGTTTTCGCTTCCGAATCTTGAACAGGTGTATTTCGGGGAGAATCAAATTGGTGGAAGCATCCCTACTTATTTATCAAACTCATCGAAACTGtttcatttggacctaagtagcAACTTGTTCACTGGACCAATACCGTCAAGTCTCGGAAATTTATCTCGTCTTGTCTTCCTCAATATGGAATATAATAGACTGACCGGAGACGTTGGATTTGGGGAGCTCAAGTTTCTTACTGCGCTAACAAATTGTCGGTTCCTTCGAAAGCTGGGCATGAGTAATAATCGTCTTGTTGGTGTCCTACCACATTCCATAGGCAATTTTTCAGATTCCATGCAAATGATTGCTGCTTTCGGAAATCAGATAAATGGTCCAATTCCAGAATCAATCAGTGCATTAAGAAACTTGATATCATTGGATTTAGGAGATAATAACCTCAATGGAACTATTCCATCAACTATTGGCGATTTACGAAACTTACAAAGATTGTTTCTCCTTAAGAATCAGATTGGAGGTTCTATCCCCGAAGGAATTTGTAAAATAAAGCGTCTGGGAGAATTAGGACTCCAAGAGAACAAGCTCACTGGACCTATTCCACATTGCATTGGATCACTAAATCATCTTCAAGATCTAAATCTCAGCAATAATTCATTAACCTCATCAATTCCTGCAAGTTATTGGAcccttgaaaatctcatttacATGGATTTATCAAAAAACTCCTTCAGGGGGAACCTATCTCACGAAATGAAAATCTCGAGGGTTATGCTAAAGTTGGATATTTCTCGGAATCATATCACAGGTAAAATCCCAGCTATTCTCGGGGCTTTCGAAAGCTTAAGTTTGCTTGATCTATCAAAAAACTCATTGCATGAGATTATTCCTCAGTCACTTGGTGATTTGAAATCACTGGAGTTCTTGGATCTCTCCTACAATAATCTCTCTGGTCTTATTCCCAAGTCGCTCAAGGCACTAAATAATCTCAAACATTTGAATCTATCTTTCAATGACTTATCAGGAGAGATCCCAAGTGAAGGAACTTTTGCTAACTTTACAGCAAAATCTTTTCTGGAAAATAAGAAGCTTTGCGGGGAAGTATTACAAAAACCTTGCTCTCATCAAAATTCCAACACCAAACAAATCATTCTTAAGTACATTGTTCCCATTGTTGGAGCTGTGCTAatatttgtttgtcttttttgcATATTGAGAGCATTCAAACACAAGAACAAAAGGAGTACTCCAATTCTTGCGAATTTGGTACAAATACCTGAGTTCAAAATGATTACATATCATGAACTTCGTCGCGCTACAAATGACTTCTCTGAAGCCAATCTGCTCGGAATTGGGAGTCACGGCTCAGTCTATATGGGAACGATTTCTGATGGTACAGTTGTTGCTGTAAAGGTTCTGAATCCAAAAGCAGAGGATGCATTCAAAAGTTTTGACGCAGAGTGCAAAGTCTTGCGAACAACTCGACATAGGAATCTTGTTAAGATCATCACTTCTTGCTCGAATCTTGAGTTTAGAGCTTTGATTATGGAGTATATGTCAAATGGAAGCCTTGAGAAGTGGTTATACTCCGAAAACCACAACTTGAATCTATTTCAACGGATCAACATCATGATTGATGTGGCAACAGCTTTAGATTATCTCCATTATGGTCAGTCAGAGCCAGTCGTACATTGTGATCTAAAGCCCGGCAATATCTTGCTAGATGAAGACATGGTTGCACATGTTGGTGACTTTGGCATTGCGAAAATCCTGCCAAAAGCTGAAGATGCAATGCATACCAGGACTTTAGGCACCATTGGCTATGTTGCACCAG AGTATGGCTCCGAGGGACTTGTTTCTGTAAAGGGCGACATGTACAGCTATGGGATAATGATGCTAGAAATAGTTACTGGGAAGAAACCCACAGATGAAATGCTTAGCGGAGAAGTGAGCTTGAGACAATGGGTTAGCGCATCATTTCCTAATGCATCACTGGATGTTGTTGATTGTGGTTTAAAGCCAAATGGAAACACCACCACAGATATTGACTTGGTGCATAgtcttcttttttccctcttGGAAATGGGTCTCGAGTGTTCAAGAGAAATACCAGAGGAAAGGATGAATGTGAAGGACGTAGTTGCCAAGCTTACTCAGATGAAGCTGAAGATTCTACACATCCAAAGATATCGTTCAGTGTTTCTTGCTTCATGA